One Polaribacter sp. KT25b DNA segment encodes these proteins:
- a CDS encoding glycoside hydrolase family protein codes for MKKIIVSIIILSMLMISCQVKKTKNQESENKEIFQKEIQTPTAMSDHWKFIGEAVNEPGYDVWGSSPIRDKDGNVHLFSARWSSATPFKKAWRYNSEIAHYVAKKPEGPFEFVETVRKGKNDRSWNAVGFHNPSIKKIDNKYVLIFIANDGAKNHGASQRIGMLVSDDLNGPWTEVPNKNNPLLSPPKDESIWCANSGLGVNNPSLIKHPNGKFLLYFKAMAGPKGTGAKVSMGVAISNTLEGPYVIQPNPITTNNVRIEDGNAFLWRNKICLMTTDNHGILEKGGGLLWTSEDGLKFDAEPLSGFHNYQKFYLNGVFPEGANIRYGGKNVKFERPQLLMDANNEPEYLYCPSGVALDGSNGSNSYVLKYQK; via the coding sequence ATGAAAAAAATAATAGTAAGCATCATCATACTTTCAATGTTGATGATTTCTTGTCAAGTGAAAAAAACTAAGAACCAAGAATCTGAAAATAAAGAGATTTTTCAAAAAGAAATACAAACTCCAACTGCCATGTCAGACCACTGGAAGTTTATTGGAGAAGCGGTAAATGAACCAGGTTATGATGTTTGGGGAAGTTCCCCTATTAGAGATAAAGACGGAAACGTACACCTTTTTTCTGCAAGATGGTCATCAGCAACACCATTTAAAAAAGCTTGGAGATATAACAGTGAAATAGCACATTATGTAGCTAAGAAACCAGAAGGTCCTTTTGAGTTTGTAGAAACCGTTAGAAAAGGAAAAAATGATAGAAGTTGGAATGCTGTAGGTTTTCATAATCCAAGTATAAAAAAGATTGATAATAAATATGTATTGATTTTTATTGCCAATGATGGTGCTAAAAATCATGGAGCTAGCCAAAGAATAGGGATGCTTGTTAGTGATGATTTAAATGGACCTTGGACAGAAGTTCCTAATAAAAATAACCCTTTATTAAGTCCGCCAAAAGATGAAAGCATTTGGTGTGCTAATAGTGGTTTAGGGGTAAATAATCCTAGTTTGATAAAACATCCTAACGGAAAATTTCTTTTGTATTTTAAAGCCATGGCAGGACCTAAAGGAACAGGTGCAAAAGTAAGCATGGGAGTTGCAATTTCTAATACTTTAGAAGGTCCTTATGTTATTCAACCAAACCCAATTACCACCAACAATGTTAGAATAGAGGATGGTAATGCTTTTTTATGGAGAAATAAAATATGTTTGATGACCACAGACAATCATGGAATATTAGAAAAAGGTGGTGGTTTACTTTGGACATCAGAAGACGGACTTAAATTTGATGCAGAACCATTATCTGGATTTCACAATTACCAGAAATTTTATCTTAATGGAGTGTTCCCAGAAGGAGCTAATATCCGATATGGAGGTAAAAATGTGAAATTTGAAAGACCCCAGTTGTTAATGGATGCTAATAATGAACCTGAATATCTATATTGTCCTAGTGGTGTTGCCTTAGATGGTAGTAATGGATCAAACAGTTATGTGTTAAAATATCAGAAATAA